One region of Juglans regia cultivar Chandler chromosome 4, Walnut 2.0, whole genome shotgun sequence genomic DNA includes:
- the LOC109020008 gene encoding tryptophan synthase beta chain 1-like produces MRSSTHLLTAKIICPASSTDVRRSRNGNISSKLLVRAAVLTTVDHKTTLVKEVPVGLSDLILRTRRRRIRTLTMPQVVETVDDEDHDEIRKVGRNNEGRFGRFGGKYVPEILMASLSELQSQFNFILSDPEFQLQAELETALRDYVGRETPLYFAERLSNHYKNNKGEGPDIYLKREDLTHGGAHKINNAIAQAMIAKRMGRKRVVAATGAGQHGVATAAACAKLSLECTIFMGTKDMEKQSSNLLLMKLLGAQVKSVEGNFKEATSDAIREWVGDIETNYYLPGTVVGPHPCPSMVREFQSVIGKETRRQAMEKWGGKPDVLLACVGTGSNALGLFHEFIEDKDVRLIGVEGAGLGLESGRHSATLARGDVGVFHGAMSYLLQDEEGQTLEPYSIAVGLQYPGVGPELSFLKDTGRAEFYTATDREAIDACQLLCRLEGIIPSLEASHALAFLDKLCPTLPAATKVVVNCSGCGDKDVATLFNHKHHSM; encoded by the exons ATGAGAAGCAGTACCCATCTTCTTACTGCCAAAATTATATGTCCTGCATCCAGCACAGACGTTAGGAGATCAAGAAATGGCAATATTTCCTCAAAGCTGCTGGTTCGTGCAGCAGTACTTACTACCGTTGATCACAAGACTACTTTGGTTAAGGAGGTTCCGGTGGGCTTGAGTGATTTGATCCTGAggacgaggaggaggaggatcagGACATTGACAATGCCACAAGTTGTCGAAACAGTAGACGATGAAGATCACGATGAAATTAGAAAAGTCGGGAGGAATAATGAAGGAAGGTTTGGGAGGTTTGGAGGCAAGTACGTGCCTGAGATATTGATGGCTTCTTTGAGCGAGCTTCAATCCCAATTCAACTTCATCTTAAGTGACCCCGAGTTTCag TTGCAGGCTGAGCTCGAAACAGCACTAAGAGACTATGTTGGGAGGGAGACACCTCTCTACTTCGCTGAGCGGCTCTCAAATCACTACAAGAACAATAAAGGAGAAGGGCCAGATATATATCTGAAacgagaagatctcacccatggTGGAGCACACAAGATCAACAACGCTATCGCACAGGCGATGATTGCCAAACGCATGGGCCGGAAACGAGTGGTGGCAGCCACTGGTGCCGGACAGCATGGTGTGGCAACAGCTGCTGCTTGTGCCAAACTTTCTTTGGAGTGCACCATCTTTATGGGCACCAAAGACATGGAGAAACAGTCTTCTAATTTGCTCTTGATGAAATTGCTGGGTGCCCAG GTTAAATCCGTGGAGGGGAATTTTAAGGAAGCAACCTCGGATGCAATTCGGGAATGGGTGGGAGACATAGAAACCAATTATTACTTGCCTGGCACAGTCGTGGGGCCTCATCCATGTCCAAGCATGGTCCGAGAATTTCAATCAGTGATTGGAAAGGAAACAAGAAGGCAAGCAATGGAGAAATGGGGTGGCAAACCTGATGTATTGCTTGCCTGTGTAGGGACTGGTTCTAATGCATTGGGGTTGTTCCATGAATTTATTGAAGATAAAGATGTGAGGTTGATTGGAGTTGAGGGTGCTGGGCTTGGCTTAGAAAGTGGTAGGCACTCTGCAACTCTGGCTAGAGGTGATGTGGGTGTTTTTCATGGAGCCATGAGCTATTTGTTGCAAGATGAGGAAGGCCAGACTTTAGAGCCATACTCAATTGCTGTGGg GTTGCAGTACCCTGGGGTTGGCCCGGAGCTGAGCTTTCTCAAAGATACAGGGCGTGCTGAATTCTACACTGCCACAGACCGGGAAGCCATTGATG CATGTCAATTGTTATGCAGATTGGAAGGTATAATTCCTTCATTGGAGGCCTCTCATGCATTGGCATTTCTAGACAAACTTTGCCCTACTTTACCTGCTGCCACGAAGGTTGTAGTAAATTGTAGTGGGTGTGGAGATAAGGATGTTGCCACACTTTTCAACCACAAACATCACTCAATGTAG
- the LOC108990742 gene encoding homeobox-leucine zipper protein MERISTEM L1-like, with translation MFQPNIFDADHHHMLDMAPNSPENEFGKIIREDDFEARSGAETTLEAPSGEDQDPNQRSKRKRYHRHTQSQIQEMEAFFKECPHPDDKQRKELSRHLGLEPLQVKFWFQNKRTQMKAQHERHENAILKAENEKLRAENTRFKEALGNASCPNCGGPAALGEMSFDEQHLRIENVRLREEIDRLSGIAAKYVGKPLSSYSQLSTHVPSRSLDLGAGNFGAQSGFVGEMYGGSNDLLRSISGPTEADKPLIVELAVAAMEELIRMAQGGEPLWVSCDNSAEILNEEEYLRTFPRGIGPKPLGLKSEASRESVVVIMNHMNLVEILMDVKRWSSVFCGIVSRAMTLDVLSTGVAGNYNGALQVMTAEFQVPSPLFPTRENYFVRYCKQHVDGTWAVVDVSLDNLRPGMISRSRRRPSGCLIQELPNGYSKVVWVEHVEVDDRAVQSMYRPLLNSGLAFGAKRWVATLDRQCERLASSMASNIPAGDLCVITSTEGRKSMLKLAERMVMSFCTGVGASTAHAWTTLSATGSDDVRVMTRKSMDDPGRPPGIVLSAATSFWIPVPAKRIFDFLRDENSRREWDILSNGGLVQEMAHIANGRDPGNCVSLLRVNSANSSQSNMLILQESCTDSIGSYVIYAPVDIVAMNVVLSGGDPDYVALLPSGFAILPDGPGLNGGGIHEVGSCGSLLTVAFQILVDSVPSAKLSLGSVATVNSLIKCTVEKIKSALMCESS, from the exons ATGTTTCAGCCAAACATTTTCGATGCTGATCACCATCACATGCTGGATATGGCCCCTAATTCCCCCGAAAATGAATTTGGAAAGATCATTAGAGAAGACGATTTCGAGGCTAGATCAGGCGCCGAAACCACTTTGGAAGCTCCCTCCGGTGAAGACCAAGACCCCAATCAACGCTCCAAAAGGAAGCGCTACCATCGCCATACCCAGAGTCAAATCCAGGAAATGGAAGC ATTCTTCAAGGAGTGCCCTCACCCAGATGACAAGCAAAGGAAAGAACTGAGCCGTCATCTAGGGCTAGAGCCTCTACAAGTCAAATTTTGGTTCCAAAATAAGCGAACGCAAATGAAG GCCCAACATGAGCGCCATGAGAATGCAATTTTGAAGGCAGAAAACGAAAAGCTTCGTGCAGAGAACACGAGGTTCAAGGAAGCCCTGGGGAATGCATCATGCCCCAACTGTGGAGGTCCAGCAGCTCTTGGTGAGATGTCTTTCGACGAACAGCATTTGAGGATCGAGAATGTTCGTTTAAGAGAAGAG ATTGATAGGCTATCTGGGATTGCGGCTAAATATGTTGGCAAGCCTTTGTCTTCGTATTCTCAGCTTTCGACTCATGTGCCTTCCCGCTCCCTTGATCTTGGGGCTGGGAACTTTGGCGCACAGTCAGGATTTGTAGGGGAGATGTATGGAGGGTCGAATGATCTCCTCAGGTCAATTTCAGGGCCTACAGAGGCTGATAAGCCATTGATTGTTGAGCTCGCGGTGGCAGCAATGGAAGAACTGATAAGGATGGCTCAGGGTGGAGAGCCTTTATGGGTTTCCTGTGACAACTCTGCTGAGATACTGAATGAAGAAGAATACTTGAGGACTTTCCCTAGGGGTATAGGCCCCAAACCATTGGGGTTAAAATCAGAAGCTTCAAGGGAATCTGTggtagttattatgaatcacaTGAACCTTGTTGAGATTCTCATGGACGTG AAACGATGGTCAAGTGTGTTTTGTGGTATTGTTTCAAGAGCAAtgactttagatgtgctatcAACCGGAGTGGCAGGGAACTATAATGGAGCCTTGCAAGTG ATGACAGCTGAGTTCCAAGTCCCTTCACCGCTTTTTCCAACTCGTGAAAATTACTTTGTAAGGTATTGTAAACAGCATGTCGATGGGACTTGGGCAGTTGTTGATGTTTCCTTGGACAATTTACGCCCTGGTATGATTTCAAGGAGTCGACGAAGGCCATCAGGTTGTTTGATCCAAGAATTGCCAAATGGTTACTCAAAA GTTGTATGGGTCGAACATGTAGAAGTAGATGACAGAGCTGTCCAGAGTATGTACAGACCATTGCTGAATTCAGGTCTAGCTTTTGGAGCAAAACGTTGGGTGGCTACATTAGATCGTCAATGTGAACGTCTTGCAAGTTCAATGGCCAGTAACATTCCAGCAGGAGATCTATGTG TGATAACAAGCACAGAAGGGAGGAAGAGTATGTTGAAGCTCGCAGAAAGAATGGTGATGAGCTTTTGTACTGGTGTGGGTGCTTCTACTGCTCACGCATGGACAACATTATCAGCAACAGGTTCGGATGATGTAAGGGTTATGACCAGAAAGAGTATGGATGATCCAGGCAGGCCACCGGGTATTGTGCTAAGTGCTGCAACTTCCTTCTGGATTCCAGTTCCAGCAAAAAGGATTTTCGATTTCCTTCGCGATGAGAACTCTCGACGTGAG TGGGATATCCTTTCGAATGGTGGCCTAGTTCAAGAAATGGCACACATAGCCAATGGTCGCGACCCAGGCAACTGTGTCTCTTTGCTGCGAGTAAAC AGTGCGAATTCAAGTCAGAGCAATATGCTGATACTACAAGAGAGTTGCACTGATTCTATCGGCTCATACGTAATTTATGCACCAGTTGATATCGTTGCAATGAATGTGGTTTTAAGCGGCGGGGATCCAGATTATGTTGCTCTTCTACCATCTGGTTTTGCTATACTGCCTGATGGGCCTGGCCTCAATGGTGGGGGCATTCATGAGGTGGGATCTTGTGGCTCTCTATTGACAGTAGCATTTCAGATCTTAGTTGATTCAGTCCCATCGGCAAAACTCTCTCTTGGATCAGTGGCTACAGTAAACAGTCTTATAAAGTGCACGGTTGAAAAGATCAAGTCTGCACTAATGTGTGAGAGTTCATAA